Part of the Maridesulfovibrio sp. genome, CCTTGGAGCGGATTTTCTGACCCAGAGCCGGATGGACAGGGCCGGCTACAATATTGTCTTCAAAGCCTGCTTCATGGGCGACACCGATGCGGATAACATGAATTTTGTGTTGCCAGAGACGCAACAGGGCTGGAGCCAGTTCCTCTTCAGTACGGCTCAGGGACCACGGGGTGTATTTACTTGCCCGGTAAAGTTTTTCCAGTCCGGTCCCTTTTACGGTCAGGCAGGGATAGATGCGTACTGCATCAGGCTTAAGCGCAATAGTTTGGCTGATGTCGCGCTGAAAATCGCCGCGTTTTGTTCCGGGCAGCCCGGGTAGAAGCTGAATTCCCAGCGAGAGGCCGTTTTTCTGGATGGTGCGGCAAGCATTGATAGCGGTTTCAGGAGAATAGTTACGGGCAGAGCGGCGCAGGACTTCTGCTGAAAAGCTCTGGATGCCCAGTTCAATCATGTCCAGTCCCGATTCATGCAGTTTTAAAATCCGGTCGGGCTCAATACAGTCCGGTCTGGTGGAGCAGCGTATTTTGGTCAGAAAACCCTGTTGTTTGAATTTTTCGGCAAGAGAAATGAAACGTTGCTGCCATTCAAAGGGTAGGGCAGTAAAAGTTCCGCCGAAAAAGGCCAGTTCAAGCGGGTTGTGCTTGCCGTCAGAGAAAAATGCTGGAATTCCACATTCAATATCTTGATATATTTCGCTTAATGTCTTAGCCCCTGTTCCTGTCTGTCTATTTTGGGAGCAATAAATACATTTTGTGGGGCAACCCATAAAAGGCATGAAAACCGGCCAGATACGTGTTTTTTTGTGGGGCGGTTCCGGATGTTTAAAAAGTGTAGTGCTCATAGCTTAATGGTGTATAACCAAAAAAATAAGACAAATCATGCCTTTGTTTAATAAATTAGCTTGATTAAAAAAACGTGGTCGGTTATTTATTTAAATATAACTGTCTCTTGAAGTTTTCAGGATCGGTTTAAGACTATTTGTTTTAACATGCAACTGTGGGAACAGCAGCAGTATTCATTATGAGTAATCAGGATTGTATATTCTGTAAAATCGTGGCCGGGGAAATTCCCTGCTTCAAGATTTATGAAACTGACAAGGTGCTTAGCTTTCTGGATATCGGGCCGGTCAATAAAGGGCATGCCCTTGTTATCCCCAAACAGCACTGTGAAAATATTTGGGATCTTCCCGCAGAGTTGGGGCAGGATATAATCACAGCCGCCCAGCTTGCCGGGGATGCCATCGTCAAGGCTACCGGAGCTGACGGTTTGAACCTGATTATGAATAATAATGAAGCGGCAGGCCAGCTGGTTTTCCATGCTCATTTTCATCTTATCCCCAGATTTAAGGAAGACGGTTTCGTCCACTGGGACCAGAGTGAATATGAAAGTATGGATGAAGCTTCAGCGCTTGCCCAAAAGATAGAAAAGATGATAATGGGATAAATTAATAGTAATTTATTCTCAGACGATAACGCCTTTTTACCTGAATCGCCGTGTTCGGCTCTTTTGTCGGCACGGTTAACATTAAAACCGCCGCCCCTGACCGCAGGGCCGGGGACAACGGAGGAAAGGAATGGCTACCGGAAACACCCTTACTAAAGCCAGCGTTGTTGACTACATCTATGAAAAGACTGACCGGAACAGAGCTGAAATCAAGGAACTGGTTGAATCCATCCTCGACATCATGAAGCAGGCCGTGAAAAAAGATCACGCCATGTTGATCAGTGGTTTCGGTAAATTTGAAGCTTACGACAAAAATGCTCGTAAGGGACGCAACCCCCAGACCAATGAAGCAATTACCCTGCCCGCACGCAAGGTTGTTGTTTTCAGGCTCTCTCGTAAGTTCAGGTCTGAACTGAACGGATAGAACAGCCTGCGTTGCTGTCTGGATTTTTCCCGCTTTGATATTTTGTAATGAAACAAAGGAGCCGGGCTTTACCCGGCTCCTGTTTTGTACTTTTGTGCAATTTATCAGGTAGCGGGTTCTTTTCAGATTTGATGTGCACAAAAAAACGCTCTGTCGAAATGACAGGGCGTTTTTTTGTTTCTAGAGTACTTGGAACTATTCAGTAACAAGAATCACGTTGCCGTACTCATTACCTAGCGAAGCCATGGCGTCTTCAGCTGCCGGGATGTTGTAGAAGTATCCGGCCTGAACACGCATGAATTTTTGACCGTTTACGTCCACCTCAACCATGCGTGATTCTTTGTAGCCGCCGTCGCGCAGGGCCTGCAGGACATTCTGAGCCCGGTCATGGTCGGTGAATGCACCCACCTGAATGTAGTAATGGGCCTGAGCGGTTGCTTCTTCAGTGATGATAATCTCTTCAACTTCAGGTGCGGCCTGCACAGTTTCTTCCACCACAGCCGCTTCTGTCGGGGCTGCTGTTTCAGCTACGATTTCAGTTGCCTCTACAGGCTCCACGTTGACATCATCAATTGCCCGCAGCTCAACAGGGGTGATTCCTTTGTTCACAATTCCCAGCTTGGATGCTGCGGAGTATGAAAGGTCGATGATGCGTAAGTCAGGATCGGCAAAAGGACCGCGGTCGTTGACCCGGACGATTACCTTGCGGCCGCTGGAGCGGTCGGTAACTTCAAGCATGGTGCCCATGGGCAGTGTCCGGTGGGCAGCGGTCATGGCGTACATGTTGTATGTTTCGCCGTTGGCTGTTGTCTTGCCGTGAAAGTCGTCACCATACCATGAGGCCAGTCCCTGTGCCTTGTAGCCTTTTGAGCTGAGATGGGGAATGTAGGTACGGCCATGTACGGTATACGGGTCTGTTTTCAGGACCGGCTTGACCACATTTGGGGAATCCTGCTTCTTCACCTTGTGATGAGTGATTGCGGGAGTGGAATAAATTTTCTTTTTTGCACAGCCTGCAGGAATGAGCAGCAGCAGGACTGCAAGCAGAAGTACATATCTGGACATTAGAGCCTCCGTCGTATGGAAAAATCTTTATTTACCGATGTCCTGATGAATTAATCGGTAATTCATCCATAGTTGTTGAATGGGGTAAAGTCCAGTTTAATGAATTATATTATGGATTGAAGTATTATTTGATTTAGGAATGCTTAGCGCCCGCTTCGTGATAGAGCCAGTGCAAGCGCAGTGGTCAATTTTACCAGTTCATTATTGTTGCGACGTACAGTTGCAGTGAGTCGCTTGCCGATAGTCATAAGCATTTTGGACCCTGTTTGCGGGTGATTTTCCACAAAGTCGAAAAATTTCAAGCGGTCAGTGACCAGAAATTCGGAATCTTCCACCACGGTGACTGTCGCCGAGCGCTGGTCACGGTCGATGAGAGCTATCTCCCCGAACATAGGATAGCTGCTGTCATCAAGGTTGGCCAGCACCTTACAGGTATTTTTAATCTCGCTTAGCGGTAGGGACATTCCTTTCATGAGCATGGCCTTGGTAATACGGACTTTTCCATCCACAAGGATGAACATTTCATCTCCTACCTCTCCCTCGGAGATGATTTCCGTGCCGGAGCACACCGCAATGTTGGCAAAAATAGACTTAACCTGTTGGAGTTCTTTCTCCTCGAGATTTTGGAAAAGTGGGATGGACATCCAGTAATCAGCCATGTTCCGGACCTCCCGGAGCACTTATGACCAGCAAAGCGTCATATTCTTCCATCAGTTCATTGTCCGGAGGATTCATGCGGACTTTTGGTCCCTGCATGCCCAGCGAAGTGTCCTGCCCTGAGGTTTTGAACAATTCCATGATGAACTGGTCCAGTGCTGATCCTTCATCGAGTACATCCTGCAAGGTCAGATTTTTACCCATCTTGCAGGCCGCGACGGGAAGACATCCGCTGGTGTTTCGGACTCTAACACTGAGTTCCCCCCAGCTCATCTGCCGTTCCTCAGCATTGCAGGGACGGAACTGAAGCATCCCTGATTCTCCGATGCCAAGCAGGTTGCGGAAAAAAGACCACATTGAAGGGCTTGCTCCCATCATGCCCATCATTCGACCGGAGATTTCACCGCGGACAAGGATTTCATTGGCTCCGGCGCGAAGCAGATGCTCTTTGTTTTCTTGGCGGGCAATCTCAGCGTAAACCGGGACCTTTGGTGCCAGAGTACGCAGGGCCAGAACCGCGTATATTGCCTGCTGGTCGGATTCCTTGCTGTCCATTCCATTCTGGCAGAGCACGTACACATTGCGGGCCTCGCTAGGATTGGCTCTGGATATTACGCTGGTCTGACTTATGTTGCCGTGTACGAAATTAAGCCGCTCTCCCATATCCAGTTTAAAGGCAATTTCATCCCTTATCTGGCTTTCAAGGTCACTGACAATTACCAGTTGCAGTTTTTTGGGAGATGTCTGTTCATTAAGGGAATCAATCAGCCCAAAGGCATAGTCATTCCATCCGAGTATGATTACATGGTCGCTGGCTTTCACTGATAACAGCCCCTTGCGTTTTTTGGCTTTCTGCTCCACCAGCATGGAAGCCATGTTACCGGTGAGCGAGGTCACCAGCCCGATGCCGGAGATCATGACAAGTCCGCCGAGTATTCTTCCCGGGATAGTGATTGGAACCATATCACCGTAACCAACTGTGGTCAGGGTTACGATAGCCCACCAGAAGGCATGGGATATGCGGGCGTCCTCCCCGTCGCTCAGTTCTATCCAGTAGAACCCGAATGTGCTTAAGAGCAGGAGTAAAGCTGTGGCAATTACCAGCTTGCCGAATCCCGTACGTAGCCAGTTAGTAAATTTCATTAATTTACTATAACCTTTTATCACGGCTGGGTTCAAGGGAAAGGAAAAAAGAAAGCCCGGTTTCCTTTTCAGGAAACCGGGCTTGGACATTCGTATACTTGTATTTCTACAGGTAACCGAGAGCTGCCTTCATTTCGCCGGGAACCATTGCGTTCTCAGCGGGCTCAAGGGCTTTCCAAGAAGCACCGGCCTGTTTGCGTGCTTCCTTGACTTCGTCAAGGGAGTAGCCTGAGCGGGGAACTTCAAGAGACTGACCGGGGTAAATCAGGTCAGGGTTCTTGATCTGATCCCTGTTAGCTTTGTAGATAAGCGGCCACATGAAAGGATCGTTGTAAATCTGTTTGTATTCAGCGATCCACCAGAGGCATTCGCCTTTGGTTACTACGTGGGAAGTGGGCAGAGTTTTGTACTCACTTTCGTAGATTTCCATAGGAGTCGGAGGAACAACTTCTGCAGCGGGTTCTTCCTCAACAACTACAACTTCAGTTTCCTCAACAACCACGACATCTTCCTGCTGGACCTGCTTTTTGGCACATCCCAATGTAAACATCAGGCTGAATGCGATTGCGAGCAAGATCAGTTTTTTCATTTTTCAAGGCCTCCTGCGATATTTAGAATTGTTCGCTTGCTTAGTCATACTTTAACTGTTTTCGTCCAATTATCAACAATTTCTTTTTCTTGCAACACCCTATGGTTGCTTGGGTTTAATTTAAATGCAAGCCCTGTAGCTTCTACGGCCTTCTCCATCCACCCTCCCAAGCGCAGGCTGCGTGAGGCAAGAACATAAAGCATTTCAGGCTCATCTCCATATATTGTATCAGTAAGTATTTCATATTCTTCACGAAAAACTTCATGCACAAGATGGTTCTGGGAAAAGAGCAGCCTGCCCAGAAGTGCATTATCTTTGTGACTTCTCAGATAAATTGGAAAAAGTTTGCGGCAGCGGGCAATAATGAATCTTATGCGGCTGATTTCTCGTTCCATACTTTCTTCGGTCTGCTCAACTACCTGAACGAAATCCTGTCCGATCACTGATTCGGGCAGGGCGGTGTCTTTTCCGCGCAGGTTTGAGAAGAGCGGCGCGTAGTTCAGGTTCTGATAGGCATCTTCACGAAGTTTGAAGGCTTCGTGGAAAATATAGCCCATGCCCCAGTCAAGAAAACGTCCGGCAAGGGGGTCGCCTTCCTCATTGCGAAAAAGAAGGTGGGCTGTATCTTTCAAGCGCCAGAGCAGACCTTTGTTCATCTTGGTTCCGATAAGATCGTCAAGAACTTCAAAACTGACACTGCCTTCACGGTCAAATGTTTCGAATTGCTCTTCCAGCGCACTGCCAGCAAGGCAGAAGTCTCTGAATGTGTCCCGCACAAATTCGGGCATCTTGGACTTTATCCATGAGTTGGACATATGATTTTCCTGTCGGATTTATTTTTTACATTCAGCAAGGCTGGCCAGTTTTGCCAGCTCTGCCAGTCTTTCGTCCGCTTTGCGGTAAAGGGTTCCTTCTGGAAATTTTCCGTCTTCGCCACGTGTTCCGGCTTCCATGCCGGTAAGGATGAAGATGGCGTCTTCGATGGTCTTGACCGGGTAAATGTGGAATTCTCCGTTCTCGACAGCCTGCACAACTTCACTTCTGAGCATGAGGTTTAGCACATTATCCGCCGGAATGATAACACCCTGTTTTCCATTCAGTCCCCTGCGGCGGCAGACTTCGAAAAATCCTTCAATTTTGCGGCTTACTCCGCCTACAGCCATAATGGTTCCGGACTGGCTGACAGCACCGGTGAAGGCGTAATCAAATTTGATGGGTACTCCGGAAATTCCGGACAGCAATGCCGCAAGTTCGGCACCGGATGCAGAGTCACCTTCAATTCCGGCATAGCTTTGTTCGAAGCAAAGTGATCCGGTAAGCACAATGGGTTTGTCCTGTGCGAACAGACCCACAAGGTAGCTCTTAATGATCATCATACCCTTGGTATGGATGGGGCCGCCCATGCGCGCTTCGCGTTCGAGGTCGAGAATTCCTCCATGCCCTACACCGATGGTACAGGAAATCTGGTGCGGCAGGCCGAATTCGTAGTTACCGAAAAGGGTAACTGAAAGTCCGTTGGCCCGTCCGACTCCCTGACCGGATGTCTCCACCTTGATGACCTCACGGTCATATTCATTCATGTATTCATCTTCATAAAGGTTGGACCGGAAGTCCTTCATTGAAATCGCTTCCTCCAGCGACGGAAGGTCAACAATCTCTTTGCCGTCAAGTTTTGCGAGGGCGGATGCTTCAACCATCATTTCCTTGATTAGCGGGATGCGCAGGGAAAGTTTTTTCTGATCTTCAGCCAGACGGCTGGAGTAGTCCACGATCCGTGCAAGTGACTCACGGTCAAATGGCTGTAACTCGGAATCATTAATTATTTTGCCCAGAACC contains:
- a CDS encoding cyclic nucleotide-binding domain-containing protein: MADYWMSIPLFQNLEEKELQQVKSIFANIAVCSGTEIISEGEVGDEMFILVDGKVRITKAMLMKGMSLPLSEIKNTCKVLANLDDSSYPMFGEIALIDRDQRSATVTVVEDSEFLVTDRLKFFDFVENHPQTGSKMLMTIGKRLTATVRRNNNELVKLTTALALALSRSGR
- a CDS encoding septal ring lytic transglycosylase RlpA family protein, whose product is MSRYVLLLAVLLLLIPAGCAKKKIYSTPAITHHKVKKQDSPNVVKPVLKTDPYTVHGRTYIPHLSSKGYKAQGLASWYGDDFHGKTTANGETYNMYAMTAAHRTLPMGTMLEVTDRSSGRKVIVRVNDRGPFADPDLRIIDLSYSAASKLGIVNKGITPVELRAIDDVNVEPVEATEIVAETAAPTEAAVVEETVQAAPEVEEIIITEEATAQAHYYIQVGAFTDHDRAQNVLQALRDGGYKESRMVEVDVNGQKFMRVQAGYFYNIPAAEDAMASLGNEYGNVILVTE
- a CDS encoding radical SAM protein, whose protein sequence is MSTTLFKHPEPPHKKTRIWPVFMPFMGCPTKCIYCSQNRQTGTGAKTLSEIYQDIECGIPAFFSDGKHNPLELAFFGGTFTALPFEWQQRFISLAEKFKQQGFLTKIRCSTRPDCIEPDRILKLHESGLDMIELGIQSFSAEVLRRSARNYSPETAINACRTIQKNGLSLGIQLLPGLPGTKRGDFQRDISQTIALKPDAVRIYPCLTVKGTGLEKLYRASKYTPWSLSRTEEELAPALLRLWQHKIHVIRIGVAHEAGFEDNIVAGPVHPALGQKIRSKALYLFLRSQLAMHGSEPARLIVPQQYSGELWGHKGSLKHLYAKLGITPANTKFLSDNIFKIILK
- a CDS encoding HIT family protein yields the protein MSNQDCIFCKIVAGEIPCFKIYETDKVLSFLDIGPVNKGHALVIPKQHCENIWDLPAELGQDIITAAQLAGDAIVKATGADGLNLIMNNNEAAGQLVFHAHFHLIPRFKEDGFVHWDQSEYESMDEASALAQKIEKMIMG
- a CDS encoding ion channel, with the protein product MKFTNWLRTGFGKLVIATALLLLLSTFGFYWIELSDGEDARISHAFWWAIVTLTTVGYGDMVPITIPGRILGGLVMISGIGLVTSLTGNMASMLVEQKAKKRKGLLSVKASDHVIILGWNDYAFGLIDSLNEQTSPKKLQLVIVSDLESQIRDEIAFKLDMGERLNFVHGNISQTSVISRANPSEARNVYVLCQNGMDSKESDQQAIYAVLALRTLAPKVPVYAEIARQENKEHLLRAGANEILVRGEISGRMMGMMGASPSMWSFFRNLLGIGESGMLQFRPCNAEERQMSWGELSVRVRNTSGCLPVAACKMGKNLTLQDVLDEGSALDQFIMELFKTSGQDTSLGMQGPKVRMNPPDNELMEEYDALLVISAPGGPEHG
- a CDS encoding integration host factor subunit alpha, yielding MATGNTLTKASVVDYIYEKTDRNRAEIKELVESILDIMKQAVKKDHAMLISGFGKFEAYDKNARKGRNPQTNEAITLPARKVVVFRLSRKFRSELNG
- a CDS encoding LysM peptidoglycan-binding domain-containing protein: MKKLILLAIAFSLMFTLGCAKKQVQQEDVVVVEETEVVVVEEEPAAEVVPPTPMEIYESEYKTLPTSHVVTKGECLWWIAEYKQIYNDPFMWPLIYKANRDQIKNPDLIYPGQSLEVPRSGYSLDEVKEARKQAGASWKALEPAENAMVPGEMKAALGYL